A part of Fusarium graminearum PH-1 chromosome 3, whole genome shotgun sequence genomic DNA contains:
- a CDS encoding 60S acidic ribosomal protein P2 — MKHLAAYLLLGLGGNTSPSAADVKAVLTSVGIDADEDRLNKLISELEGKDIQQLIAEGSEKLASVPSGGAGGASGGAAAAGGAAEEAKEEEKEEEKEESDEDMGFGLFD; from the exons ATGAAGCACCTCGCAGCttaccttcttctcggcctcggagGCAACACCTCCCCCTCTGCCGCCGATGTCAAGGCCGTCCTTACCTCAGTCGGTATTGACGCTGACGAGGACCGCCTGAACAAGCTTATCTCTGAGCTCGAGGGCAAGGACATCCAGCAG CTCATCGCTGAGGGTTCCGAGAAGCTCGCTTCCGTTCCTTCTGGTGGTGCCGGTGGCGCTTCCGGTGgtgctgccgccgctggtggtgccgctgaggaggccaaggaggaggagaaggaagaggagaaggaggagtcCGACGAGGATATGGGCTTCGGTCTCTTCGACTAA